One genomic region from Nonomuraea helvata encodes:
- a CDS encoding GbsR/MarR family transcriptional regulator codes for MDPREREFVDRMGLVMERLGGTRTMGRLYAWLIICEPPHQSLTDLAARLGVSKTAVSTVARQLEMAGMVERVPTSGREHHYQVVHGGWEHVMRVQFALLRPAVEALEFGLSIVGDDRPEQRARLRDTKEFFAFVEYDGEQFLQRWQEYREKTAAGD; via the coding sequence ATGGATCCCCGGGAACGCGAGTTCGTCGACCGGATGGGGCTGGTCATGGAGCGACTCGGCGGGACACGGACGATGGGCCGCCTGTACGCCTGGCTGATCATCTGCGAGCCGCCGCACCAGTCCCTGACCGATCTGGCGGCGCGGCTCGGCGTGAGCAAGACCGCGGTCAGCACCGTCGCCAGGCAACTGGAGATGGCCGGAATGGTCGAGCGCGTCCCCACGTCGGGCCGCGAGCACCATTACCAGGTGGTCCACGGCGGCTGGGAACACGTCATGCGGGTCCAGTTCGCCCTTCTCCGACCGGCGGTGGAGGCGTTGGAGTTCGGGCTGTCGATCGTCGGCGACGATCGGCCCGAGCAGCGGGCGCGGCTGCGGGACACCAAGGAGTTCTTCGCCTTCGTCGAGTACGACGGAGAGCAGTTCCTCCAACGCTGGCAGGAGTATCGCGAGAAAACGGCAGCCGGCGACTGA
- a CDS encoding response regulator transcription factor, with protein sequence MTIRVLLADDQPLIRTALQMVISDAPDLEVVGEAATGLEAVQLAGELRPDVVVMDIRMPGMDGIDATRLITRGSGPAQVVVLTTFDEDDNVYGALRAGASGFLVKDMALDDILAAIRVVAAGDALIAPAVTRRLIEAFADRPGSAPAPRELEGITEREREVLTLIARGLSNNEIAVDLSISVATVKAYVTRLLAKLDARDRVQLVIIAYEAGLVSSSR encoded by the coding sequence ATGACCATCCGCGTCCTCCTGGCCGACGACCAGCCGCTCATTCGCACCGCCCTGCAGATGGTCATCTCCGATGCCCCCGACCTCGAGGTCGTCGGGGAGGCCGCGACGGGGCTGGAGGCCGTCCAGCTGGCCGGCGAGCTCCGCCCCGACGTGGTGGTGATGGACATCCGCATGCCCGGAATGGACGGCATCGACGCCACCCGGCTCATCACCCGGGGATCCGGCCCGGCCCAGGTCGTCGTCCTGACGACGTTCGACGAGGACGACAATGTCTATGGCGCGCTGCGCGCCGGCGCGTCCGGGTTCCTCGTCAAGGACATGGCGCTCGACGACATCCTCGCCGCGATCCGGGTCGTGGCCGCCGGCGACGCCCTGATCGCACCGGCCGTCACCCGGCGGCTCATCGAGGCGTTCGCCGACCGCCCCGGCTCCGCTCCGGCGCCGCGCGAGCTGGAAGGCATCACCGAGCGCGAACGCGAGGTCCTGACCCTGATCGCCCGCGGCCTGTCCAACAACGAGATCGCCGTCGACCTGTCCATCAGCGTCGCCACCGTCAAGGCGTATGTGACCCGGCTGCTGGCCAAGCTCGACGCGCGTGACCGGGTCCAGCTCGTCATCATCGCCTACGAGGCGGGACTGGTGTCATCGTCCAGGTGA
- a CDS encoding histidine kinase, which yields MHVTPPLPLLKRVPPGAWTVVAWFGGLVFTFLVRVRLPGESEPGVWPAAQFFRWDGLTNLAVATAVALYGCALLRRRPLTALWLLMTGSVLACLPLAVGAIPLAQYLAVDVAMCFIAAGAARRTGVAALAGALIVLAAYLATRMLAGWPVGLSAELAVAMTVVIAWLIGHSVRQAREHAETLIAKATVQAATDERLRISRELHDTVAHSISVIALQAGAARRVIDTQPARASQALGEIETVGRETLSGLRRMVGALRHTQEDRPHDVAESHPSRGLTEPHPSPDLTEPHPSRSLTESHPPPGLAQLHPSRGLAELHPSPGLADLDRLAAATTDAGVRVEVHRRGEPYRLPPEIDISAYRIVQEAITNVVRHAGTGSCRVSVEYGDGELALEVLDDGHGPRRASGGGYGLVGMRERVSLLHGTFSAGPRPGGGFRVAARLPLTAAVR from the coding sequence ATGCACGTGACGCCGCCATTGCCGCTGCTCAAACGGGTGCCACCGGGCGCCTGGACGGTCGTGGCGTGGTTTGGCGGCCTGGTGTTCACGTTCCTGGTGCGGGTCAGGCTCCCAGGGGAGAGCGAGCCCGGCGTGTGGCCCGCGGCCCAGTTCTTCCGCTGGGACGGGCTGACGAACCTGGCGGTGGCCACCGCGGTCGCGCTGTACGGCTGCGCGCTGCTGCGGCGCCGGCCGCTGACGGCGCTGTGGCTGCTGATGACCGGCTCCGTCCTGGCCTGCCTTCCGCTGGCCGTGGGAGCGATTCCGCTGGCCCAATACCTGGCGGTCGACGTCGCGATGTGCTTCATCGCGGCCGGCGCCGCGCGCCGGACGGGGGTCGCCGCCCTCGCCGGCGCGCTGATCGTCCTGGCCGCCTACCTGGCCACGCGGATGCTGGCCGGCTGGCCGGTCGGCCTCTCGGCGGAGCTGGCCGTGGCCATGACGGTGGTCATCGCCTGGCTGATCGGCCACTCGGTGCGCCAGGCGCGCGAGCACGCCGAGACGCTGATCGCCAAGGCCACCGTGCAGGCCGCCACCGACGAACGGCTGCGCATCTCCCGGGAGCTGCACGACACGGTCGCGCACAGCATCAGCGTCATCGCCCTGCAGGCCGGCGCGGCACGCCGCGTCATCGACACCCAGCCGGCCAGGGCGAGCCAGGCGCTCGGCGAGATCGAGACGGTCGGCCGGGAGACGCTGTCCGGGCTGCGCCGGATGGTGGGGGCGCTGCGCCACACCCAGGAGGACCGGCCCCACGACGTGGCCGAGTCGCATCCGTCACGCGGCCTGACCGAGCCCCACCCATCACCCGACCTGACCGAGCCCCACCCATCACGCAGCCTGACCGAGTCGCATCCGCCGCCGGGCCTGGCCCAGCTGCATCCGTCACGCGGCTTGGCCGAGCTGCATCCGTCGCCCGGCCTGGCCGACCTGGACCGGCTGGCCGCAGCGACCACGGACGCCGGCGTCCGCGTCGAGGTGCATCGGCGGGGCGAGCCGTACCGGCTGCCGCCGGAGATCGACATCTCCGCCTACCGCATCGTCCAGGAGGCGATCACCAACGTCGTGCGCCACGCCGGCACGGGCTCGTGCCGGGTGTCCGTGGAGTACGGCGACGGCGAGCTGGCCCTCGAGGTCCTCGATGACGGGCACGGCCCGCGTCGTGCGTCAGGCGGCGGCTACGGCCTGGTCGGGATGCGCGAGCGCGTCAGCCTGCTGCACGGCACCTTCTCCGCCGGCCCGCGGCCCGGAGGCGGCTTCCGGGTGGCGGCCCGCCTGCCCCTGACGGCCGCGGTTCGATGA
- a CDS encoding alpha/beta hydrolase, which translates to MIDVKAPRLRRTLLAAFVSASVAAPVTGAARPAAVPAPVPAPLAPLRAATPETLAVRYAATRDAVRAAERMAADHGDLRRAALLRAMADPGRRFLSFDGRDGGRAVEVFGDLAAAERIVVLVPGSDTTLDKYGLLRGGALRLSQQLGERSAVVGWLGYRTPSLVSLSSLTAGRAEEGAPALRAFVRELGAARPAARVSLLCHSYGTVVCGRAAPALDVERLILIGSPGVTVEHVAGLRTRAEVWAGRAGGDWVARVPHVRLGALGFGADPVSPGFGARVFAAGDGGHSDYLKAGSLPLRNIAAIVSGHAPVSGHAPVSGHAPVSGHAPVSGHAPVSGHAPVSGHAPVEARRAA; encoded by the coding sequence GTGATCGATGTCAAAGCGCCCCGTCTGCGCCGTACCCTGCTCGCCGCATTCGTCTCCGCCTCGGTGGCGGCGCCGGTGACCGGCGCGGCGCGCCCCGCCGCGGTCCCCGCGCCCGTTCCCGCCCCGCTCGCCCCGCTGCGGGCCGCGACCCCCGAGACCTTGGCCGTACGGTACGCGGCGACCCGGGACGCCGTTCGTGCGGCCGAACGGATGGCCGCGGACCACGGTGACCTGCGGCGGGCCGCGCTGCTGCGCGCCATGGCCGATCCCGGACGCCGGTTTCTCTCCTTCGACGGCCGCGACGGCGGCCGTGCCGTCGAGGTCTTCGGCGACCTCGCGGCGGCCGAGCGGATCGTGGTGCTGGTCCCCGGCAGCGACACCACCCTCGACAAGTACGGGCTCCTGCGCGGCGGCGCGCTGAGGCTGTCGCAGCAGCTCGGCGAGCGGTCCGCGGTCGTCGGCTGGCTCGGCTACCGCACGCCCAGCCTGGTCAGCCTGTCGTCGCTGACCGCCGGCCGCGCCGAGGAGGGCGCTCCGGCGTTGCGCGCGTTCGTACGGGAGCTGGGCGCGGCCAGGCCCGCCGCCCGCGTCTCCCTGCTGTGCCATTCCTACGGCACCGTGGTCTGCGGCCGGGCCGCGCCCGCGCTGGACGTCGAGCGGCTGATCCTGATCGGCAGCCCCGGCGTCACCGTCGAGCACGTCGCCGGCCTGCGTACGCGGGCGGAAGTCTGGGCCGGCCGCGCCGGCGGCGACTGGGTCGCCCGTGTGCCGCACGTCCGGCTCGGCGCCCTCGGGTTCGGCGCCGACCCGGTCTCGCCGGGCTTCGGCGCCCGCGTCTTCGCGGCAGGCGACGGCGGTCACAGCGACTACCTGAAAGCCGGCTCCCTGCCGCTGCGGAACATCGCCGCAATCGTCTCCGGACACGCCCCCGTCTCCGGACATGCCCCCGTCTCCGGACATGCCCCCGTCTCCGGACATGCCCCCGTCTCCGGACATGCCCCCGTCTCCGGACATGCCCCCGTCTCCGGACACGCCCCCGTCGAGGCCCGCCGTGCAGCATGA
- a CDS encoding acyltransferase codes for MQHDLLRRIEVATPSGRDRGVDALRALAIGGVVLGHWLVSALVADSGTLYVASPLRHMPYLAPASWLFQTMALFFLVGGQMAATSHTRARARGLSYARWLGGRTARLFRPVGAVLAVWAAAAAAMLAFGADLQTVNALAKLVWSPLWFLLVFAALTAATPLVTGLHPAWPLAVVALVDLVDLVRFGVGGPGWIGWVNVAAGWLVPYCLGAAWSRGRLRDRATGWTLLIGGATASAALVLWAGYPASMVGVPGAPISNQSPPTLAAVAFGLAQCGAALLLLGPLRRVLARPAAWAAVAMANLSAMPIYLWHQTAMIAVTALGLLADRPLPGLHTVPDSPAWVLARLAWLPAFALALLACCTALTRPPRSGLDRGH; via the coding sequence GTGCAGCATGACCTCCTCCGGCGCATCGAGGTGGCGACCCCCTCCGGCCGCGACCGCGGCGTCGACGCGCTGCGCGCCCTGGCCATCGGCGGCGTGGTGCTCGGCCACTGGCTGGTGAGCGCCCTGGTCGCCGACAGCGGCACCCTGTACGTGGCCAGCCCGCTGCGGCACATGCCCTATCTGGCGCCCGCCTCGTGGCTCTTCCAGACCATGGCGCTGTTCTTCCTCGTGGGCGGGCAGATGGCCGCCACGAGCCACACCCGCGCCCGTGCCCGCGGCCTGTCCTACGCGCGGTGGCTCGGCGGCCGCACGGCCCGCCTGTTCCGGCCGGTCGGCGCCGTGCTGGCGGTCTGGGCGGCGGCGGCCGCCGCGATGCTCGCCTTCGGGGCCGACCTGCAGACGGTGAACGCGCTGGCCAAGCTGGTGTGGTCGCCGCTGTGGTTCCTGCTGGTCTTCGCCGCGCTGACGGCGGCGACCCCGCTGGTCACCGGCCTCCACCCGGCGTGGCCGCTCGCCGTGGTCGCCCTCGTCGACCTCGTCGACCTCGTCAGGTTCGGGGTGGGCGGGCCGGGCTGGATCGGCTGGGTCAACGTCGCCGCCGGCTGGCTGGTGCCGTACTGCCTGGGCGCGGCCTGGAGCCGCGGCCGCCTGCGTGACCGGGCGACCGGATGGACGCTGCTGATCGGCGGCGCCACGGCCAGTGCCGCGCTCGTCCTGTGGGCCGGTTACCCGGCATCCATGGTGGGCGTGCCCGGCGCCCCCATCTCCAACCAGTCCCCGCCCACCCTCGCGGCCGTCGCCTTCGGCCTGGCCCAATGCGGGGCGGCGCTGCTGCTGCTCGGCCCGCTGCGCCGCGTGCTGGCCCGCCCCGCCGCGTGGGCGGCCGTGGCGATGGCCAACCTGTCGGCCATGCCGATCTACCTGTGGCACCAGACCGCCATGATCGCGGTCACCGCACTCGGCCTGCTCGCCGACCGGCCACTGCCCGGCCTGCACACCGTGCCCGACAGCCCTGCCTGGGTGCTCGCCCGGCTGGCCTGGCTGCCGGCGTTCGCGCTGGCCCTGCTGGCCTGCTGCACCGCCCTCACGCGCCCTCCCAGGAGCGGGCTCGATCGGGGCCATTGA
- a CDS encoding cytochrome P450 codes for MTDIVKRYNIPEQLFWLHGPRSGPPVEYDAATGMWNVYGYPELHEVLSDPATFSSDTMRVVPEALKPKDFSLKGFITQIDPPEHGKLRKLVSSAFTRKVVADLEPRIAALTHELLDAAQDRGRLELVTDLAYPLPVIVIAELLGVPSSDRALFKQWADGLFQRDTKVSLAEPAEDQRVNVETSLKPWREMSDYLAGHAAERRKQPRADLLTKLVEAEVDGERLPDDQVVNFAIILLLAGHITTTMLLGNTVLCLDAYPEQQDKVRADRSSIPDVIEESLRLFTPFAALGRSTTREVELGGVTIPADQMVMTWVGVANRDPRQFPDPDVFNPDRDPNPHLAFGRGIHFCLGAPLARLEGRVALNILLDRLNPLRTDPDDPVEFMPTPTMTGVRRLPLI; via the coding sequence ATGACCGACATCGTCAAGCGGTACAACATCCCCGAACAGCTCTTCTGGCTGCACGGACCGCGATCGGGCCCGCCGGTCGAGTACGACGCCGCCACCGGGATGTGGAACGTCTACGGCTATCCCGAACTGCACGAGGTCCTCAGCGACCCCGCGACGTTCTCCTCCGACACCATGCGCGTGGTACCCGAGGCTCTGAAGCCCAAGGACTTCTCCTTGAAGGGCTTCATCACCCAGATCGACCCACCGGAGCACGGCAAACTGCGCAAACTCGTCAGCAGCGCCTTCACCCGGAAGGTCGTCGCGGATCTCGAACCGAGGATCGCCGCCCTCACCCACGAACTGCTCGACGCGGCACAGGACCGCGGCCGGCTGGAGCTGGTCACCGATCTGGCCTACCCGCTGCCCGTCATCGTCATCGCCGAACTCCTGGGCGTGCCCAGCAGCGACCGAGCTCTGTTCAAACAGTGGGCCGATGGGCTGTTCCAACGCGACACCAAGGTCTCACTCGCCGAACCCGCCGAAGATCAGCGTGTGAACGTCGAGACCTCGCTGAAGCCCTGGAGGGAGATGTCCGACTATCTCGCCGGGCACGCCGCCGAACGTAGAAAGCAGCCACGCGCCGACCTGCTCACCAAGCTGGTCGAAGCCGAGGTCGACGGCGAGCGCCTTCCCGACGACCAGGTGGTGAACTTCGCCATCATCCTGCTGCTCGCCGGACACATCACCACGACGATGCTGCTCGGCAACACGGTGCTGTGCCTGGACGCCTATCCCGAGCAACAGGACAAGGTACGGGCCGACCGCTCCTCCATCCCGGACGTCATCGAGGAATCCCTGCGCCTGTTCACCCCCTTCGCCGCGCTCGGCCGCTCCACCACCCGCGAAGTCGAACTCGGCGGCGTGACCATCCCCGCCGATCAGATGGTCATGACCTGGGTCGGAGTGGCCAACAGAGATCCCCGCCAGTTCCCCGACCCCGACGTCTTCAACCCCGACCGCGACCCCAACCCGCATCTCGCCTTCGGCCGCGGCATCCACTTCTGCCTCGGCGCCCCGTTGGCCCGCCTGGAGGGACGCGTCGCCCTGAACATCCTCCTCGACCGACTCAACCCCCTGCGCACCGATCCGGACGACCCGGTGGAGTTCATGCCGACGCCGACCATGACAGGCGTCCGCCGTCTTCCCCTGATCTGA
- a CDS encoding N-acetyltransferase, with protein sequence MLSKRAYTDADLPWLQECVAGWIARAGRCGYDHIGELPHRIYENLRGRRPVGEVVHVWEHAGELAGLTVNTRFGNAFDVFAAPGLRGSEAEIAMIEDACVTTGHGVDEVLTDVFDCDHVRIELLERLGFTRFRVWDDIRERPLADVPPEPEPPEGFTVRGARLSDADGLAEAHNGAFQAGWTGAEYRDEVMRKPGYDPAREVVAEAPDGRIAAFAVYWVDTRNGLGHFEPVGTHPGFRRRGLARAVMLHAMHRMSSLTTVTVNHNAENLAARKLYESLGFTKRHETYGYRR encoded by the coding sequence GTGTTGAGCAAGCGCGCCTATACCGACGCCGACCTGCCCTGGCTTCAGGAGTGCGTGGCCGGATGGATCGCCCGCGCGGGCCGGTGCGGCTACGACCACATCGGCGAGCTGCCGCACCGGATCTACGAGAACCTGCGCGGCCGCCGCCCTGTCGGCGAGGTCGTGCACGTGTGGGAGCACGCCGGCGAGCTGGCCGGGCTGACCGTCAACACCCGTTTCGGCAACGCCTTCGACGTCTTCGCCGCTCCCGGGCTGCGCGGCTCCGAGGCGGAGATCGCGATGATCGAGGACGCCTGCGTGACCACCGGCCACGGCGTCGACGAGGTGCTCACCGACGTCTTCGACTGCGACCACGTACGCATCGAGCTTCTCGAGCGTCTCGGCTTCACCCGCTTCCGCGTCTGGGACGACATACGGGAGAGGCCGCTCGCCGACGTCCCGCCGGAGCCGGAGCCTCCCGAGGGCTTCACCGTCCGCGGGGCCCGCCTGTCCGACGCCGACGGGCTGGCCGAGGCCCACAACGGCGCCTTCCAGGCGGGCTGGACCGGTGCGGAGTACCGCGACGAGGTCATGCGCAAGCCCGGATACGACCCGGCCCGCGAGGTCGTCGCCGAGGCTCCCGACGGCCGCATCGCGGCCTTCGCCGTCTACTGGGTCGACACCCGTAACGGCCTGGGCCACTTCGAGCCCGTGGGCACTCACCCCGGCTTCCGGCGCAGGGGCCTGGCTCGCGCGGTGATGCTGCACGCCATGCACCGCATGAGCTCGCTGACCACCGTCACGGTCAACCACAACGCGGAGAACCTCGCGGCCCGCAAGCTTTATGAGAGCCTCGGCTTCACCAAACGCCACGAGACGTACGGCTACCGCCGCTGA
- a CDS encoding DUF6493 family protein, whose translation MRPIFFPARRRGDRAWERLFKLAARGESGKVIRLLGELDADDRKAVAELLPAHLAASGPGGDWSIWREHLRSVLLAGVACLGGAAAVATWLFRREFGWLRGDEELILELMRERPAKWKADLARRLAQRMRLPDLRYWSVTAALVRETGIEPPDGDAFMVGWVRALGSGPTATDPLFAAFAPRLFEIDGLGEAIDGQVGTITRLVEDGLLERKTVIDGLIGRLLRDGPSATAALAILHDRLDLDIDESAERAGDYVRLLPAGPVPVADLALAQLRRLEEAGRLEEELFAEAVQALAFRPEKKLLRAAVSWAGDAVLRDAGRVDAVLGALSLIFAQDTLALQERAVRLAVKVARQAGEPGREAVRQAAAGLPDELREKVSAAYGGGIEAEEVTFVPLPPVGDGPAMPAPIASPEQLVREAAAPELDPYTFELLLAGLVEWARRAPDALHEALRPWRETLDPGFFGLFGGRLQDGPAQAVRRALLAFTSPGDSRRLSKTAAREARQLRAFDRLCLRRAHELARSFQDGGDCPVLLATPTAGTGHIDPEVLLDRLEVLETSGARALPVDLAQALLRLPRDIPEVCVRRAEGLSSAAGRACADWMRGGGLPDAGVKVFVAEHRLPYGRSMLVLETVLDAPGDLPEPLRELYQIEPIRELYRLETGHGSTLEGWSLAMPSHREIVAAHMVWNVWANMDSTSLPTRALVRLAYADGPIGEGMAHVLACGMGHANATNRAAATDALLTLAARGQVPVAALGEAVTTLVTRGLVKLNRVVSALDDATQAGAHETVWEVVVRLLPGLLPKEGERPRAGVADLLAAGARAARIAGARAELPDVAALADRRGSSRLVQEARRLRHLVAV comes from the coding sequence GTGCGCCCGATCTTCTTCCCGGCCCGCCGGAGAGGTGACCGCGCGTGGGAGCGGCTGTTCAAGCTGGCCGCGCGTGGCGAGAGCGGCAAGGTGATCCGCCTGCTCGGCGAGCTGGACGCGGACGACCGGAAGGCGGTCGCGGAGCTGCTGCCCGCGCACCTGGCCGCGTCGGGGCCCGGGGGCGACTGGTCGATCTGGCGGGAGCACCTCAGGTCGGTGCTGCTGGCGGGGGTCGCGTGTCTGGGTGGGGCCGCGGCCGTCGCGACGTGGTTGTTCAGGCGCGAATTCGGCTGGTTGCGAGGCGATGAGGAGCTCATTCTCGAGCTGATGCGCGAGCGGCCCGCCAAGTGGAAGGCGGACCTGGCGCGCCGCCTCGCCCAGCGGATGCGCCTGCCCGACCTGCGCTATTGGTCGGTGACCGCGGCGTTGGTACGCGAGACCGGCATCGAGCCGCCGGACGGTGACGCGTTCATGGTGGGCTGGGTACGCGCGCTCGGCTCTGGTCCGACGGCCACGGACCCGCTGTTCGCGGCGTTCGCGCCGCGGCTCTTCGAGATCGACGGCCTGGGCGAGGCCATCGACGGTCAGGTGGGCACGATCACCCGGCTCGTCGAGGACGGCCTGCTGGAGCGCAAGACGGTCATCGACGGCCTCATCGGGCGGCTGCTGCGTGACGGGCCGTCCGCGACGGCCGCCCTCGCGATCCTGCACGACCGGCTCGATCTCGACATCGACGAGTCGGCCGAGCGGGCCGGAGACTACGTCAGGCTGCTGCCCGCCGGGCCGGTTCCCGTGGCCGATCTGGCCCTGGCGCAGTTGCGACGGCTGGAGGAGGCGGGGCGGCTGGAGGAGGAGCTGTTCGCCGAGGCGGTGCAGGCGCTGGCGTTCCGGCCGGAGAAGAAGCTGCTGCGCGCGGCCGTCTCGTGGGCCGGCGATGCCGTACTGCGCGACGCCGGGCGGGTGGACGCCGTGCTCGGCGCGCTGTCCCTGATCTTCGCGCAGGACACGCTGGCGCTGCAGGAACGCGCCGTGCGGCTGGCCGTCAAGGTGGCCCGCCAGGCCGGTGAGCCAGGCCGTGAGGCGGTCCGCCAGGCGGCGGCCGGGCTTCCGGACGAGCTGCGGGAGAAGGTCTCGGCCGCGTACGGGGGCGGCATCGAGGCGGAGGAGGTCACGTTCGTCCCCCTTCCCCCGGTCGGGGACGGCCCGGCGATGCCGGCGCCCATCGCCTCGCCGGAGCAGCTCGTGCGCGAGGCCGCCGCCCCTGAGCTGGACCCGTACACGTTCGAACTCCTCCTGGCCGGGCTGGTCGAGTGGGCGCGGCGGGCGCCCGACGCGCTTCACGAGGCGTTGCGTCCCTGGCGCGAAACGCTCGATCCGGGGTTCTTCGGTCTTTTCGGCGGCCGGCTCCAGGACGGCCCTGCTCAGGCCGTGCGCCGGGCCCTCCTCGCGTTCACCTCGCCCGGGGACAGCCGGCGGCTGTCGAAGACCGCCGCCAGGGAGGCTCGGCAGCTGCGCGCGTTCGACCGGCTCTGCCTGCGCCGCGCTCACGAGCTCGCGCGGTCGTTCCAGGACGGCGGCGACTGTCCGGTCCTGTTGGCCACACCCACCGCCGGCACCGGCCACATCGATCCCGAGGTGCTGCTCGATCGCCTGGAGGTGCTGGAGACGTCGGGCGCGCGGGCGCTTCCCGTCGATCTGGCGCAGGCCCTGCTGCGGCTGCCCCGCGACATCCCGGAGGTGTGCGTGCGGAGAGCGGAGGGGCTGTCCTCGGCGGCGGGCCGCGCGTGCGCCGACTGGATGCGCGGCGGCGGTCTGCCCGATGCGGGGGTGAAGGTCTTCGTGGCGGAGCATCGCCTGCCGTACGGGAGATCGATGCTGGTCCTCGAGACCGTGCTTGATGCGCCGGGCGACCTGCCTGAGCCGCTCCGCGAGCTGTACCAGATCGAGCCGATCCGCGAGTTGTACCGGCTCGAGACCGGGCACGGGTCCACGCTCGAGGGGTGGTCTCTCGCCATGCCATCGCACCGTGAGATCGTGGCCGCGCACATGGTCTGGAACGTGTGGGCCAACATGGACTCCACCTCCCTGCCCACCCGGGCGCTGGTGCGCCTCGCATACGCGGACGGCCCGATCGGCGAGGGCATGGCCCACGTGCTGGCCTGCGGCATGGGCCACGCCAACGCCACCAACCGCGCCGCCGCCACCGACGCGCTGCTGACGCTGGCGGCACGCGGGCAGGTCCCGGTGGCGGCGCTGGGGGAGGCGGTCACAACACTGGTCACGCGGGGCCTGGTCAAGCTCAACCGGGTGGTGTCGGCGCTCGACGACGCCACGCAGGCGGGAGCGCATGAGACGGTGTGGGAGGTGGTCGTACGGCTGCTGCCGGGACTGCTGCCGAAGGAGGGCGAACGGCCGCGTGCGGGGGTGGCGGACCTGCTGGCGGCGGGGGCGAGGGCGGCCAGGATCGCTGGGGCGCGTGCCGAGCTGCCGGACGTGGCGGCGCTGGCGGACCGTAGGGGGTCGAGCAGGCTCGTGCAGGAGGCGCGGCGGTTACGGCACCTGGTGGCCGTCTGA
- a CDS encoding alpha/beta hydrolase, whose protein sequence is MEDVRGPNGIPLRHYRPAEQPRPLVVFAHGGAFVLGDLDTHDRTCRRIADICDVEVLAVDYRLAPEHPCPAAIDDVAAVLRWASPAAVAGDSAGGYLATMACLRLRDAGDALPGLQILICPNTDLTLSQPSVLDKGTGHALDADFLAWAITCWTPDPADRAPASPLLAPDLHGIPDALIVTAEHDALRDEGDAYAHRLAQAGAHVVHRQEPGLEHGFIQNMDLTSPEAAAAHKRLFDDIAGLIHR, encoded by the coding sequence GTGGAAGATGTCCGCGGCCCGAACGGCATCCCGCTGCGCCACTACCGGCCGGCCGAGCAGCCACGGCCGCTGGTGGTGTTCGCGCACGGAGGCGCCTTCGTGCTCGGCGACCTCGACACCCACGACCGCACCTGCCGGCGCATCGCCGACATCTGCGACGTCGAGGTGCTGGCCGTCGACTACCGGCTCGCGCCCGAGCATCCCTGCCCCGCGGCCATCGACGACGTGGCCGCCGTACTGCGCTGGGCGAGCCCGGCGGCGGTGGCCGGCGACAGCGCGGGCGGCTACCTGGCGACCATGGCGTGCCTGCGACTGCGCGACGCCGGCGACGCCCTGCCCGGTCTGCAGATCCTGATCTGCCCCAACACCGACCTGACGCTCTCGCAGCCCAGCGTCCTCGACAAGGGCACCGGCCACGCGCTCGATGCCGACTTCCTCGCCTGGGCCATCACCTGCTGGACGCCGGACCCTGCCGACCGCGCGCCCGCCAGCCCGCTGCTGGCGCCAGACCTGCACGGCATACCCGACGCACTCATCGTGACCGCCGAACACGATGCGTTGCGCGACGAAGGCGACGCCTACGCGCATCGGCTGGCACAGGCCGGCGCGCACGTGGTGCACCGCCAGGAACCCGGCCTGGAGCACGGCTTCATCCAGAACATGGACCTGACCTCCCCCGAGGCGGCCGCCGCCCATAAACGGCTGTTCGACGACATCGCCGGCCTGATCCACAGATGA